The DNA region ctcaagagtgattacAGACAAACAGAAACatcttatagtgcacaagtgtatgcgcaaacatagAAGCATtctttattccctcactctcgtGATCCGATGAGACGGCTTGAGCTCAGGACTGAAGTCGAGGTgtatcacaaataaaaataatgggtAAAAAAGAATTGTGCGGTCGGACGAGCCCAGTCAGGTACGAAgtctttgcgatatttttttaactcaaaacttttttaaatgtagttAAACGCAGTACTCCTTTATTCAATTCTCTCTaatttgtactttttatgttttattaatttttttcaatgccaaaatgttatatattattatataatattttataggaaaatagtaatttattcaaacttaaatataaaatagcgaggtataaattatatatatataagaattcaactttactaagtttattttttcacaattaaacaaaacctattttataattccagtgaccgagtttattttcaattgattcTACCTACgcattattagcaactaacaaCTCCTATttgagctggttggcgtggttagtagatactttcACGCTGACaaattgtgggttcgattcccatccaggagagacatttgtgtacatgaacatgtctgtttgtcctgagtctgggtctAATTatctatcaatcaatcaatcaacagccaatcgttgtccactgctgaacataggcctcttccaaggtgcgccaaagctccctgtcctccgccttccgcatccagttggtgcccgccaccttcttaaggtcgtcggtccacctggctggagggcgccctacgctgcgcttgccgattcgcggtctccactctaggactcgtctgcttcaacggccatcggtcctacgacatacgtgaccagcccactgccacttcagcccgctaattttgcaagctatgtcggtgactccggttcttttccacgtaatctcatttctgatcttatccttcaaagatactccgagcatagctcgctccatagcacgctgagcgactttgaatttgtggactagtcccgcagttagtgtccacgtttcggcaccgtatgtcatggcaggtaagacgcattggttgaagactttcgtcttcaaacattgcggtatagacgacttgaggacttgacgaaggttgccaaatgctgcccatcccaagcgaattcttcgatcggcttccttctcgaagttgttcctaccgacttgtattatctgtcctaggtaggtatattcactaacaacttcgagaggtttcccctcgacgtatatcggtcccggcacgacatgcctattgaacatgaccttggtcttgtccaagttcataccgagaccgacacaccgggaagactcgcctaggctacgcagcatttcggtgagttgttccagcgactctgctatgatgacggtatcgtcggcaaatcgaaggtgtgagatgtactcgccgtttacattgactccatacctagtccaatccagcgtcttgaaaacgtcttccaacgcattggtgaacagtttcggggatattacatccccctgtctcacccctctgcgcagttggatcgccttcgtcttacagtcctggatgtggacagtcattgtagcggcgttgtacagacatctcagtaccccGATATAtttccaatcgatatgacatctctgcaatgagtcgagcactgcccaggtttcgatggagtcgaaggctttctcgtagtccacaaatgccatacacagcggctgattgtactcttcggtcttctgcacaatctgccgaacagtatggatgtggtccacggtgctgtagcctgatcgaaagccagcttgctctgggggctggaactcgtcaagtcgtctggcgagacggttcgtgacgactcttgagaacagcttatacacgtgactcaggagggagattggtctgtagtttttcaagagggttttatcacctttcttgaaaaacagtaccacctcactcccgctccacgtttccggggtcttgccatgttggatgacggaattaaagaggcttgctagctctttcaggaccggagtcccgcctgccttaagcaactctgttgtgattccgtcatctcccggagctttgttgtttttaagctgttctagagccgccctaatctctccttggtcaacgaccgggagctcctcggagtaatggcgcataagaggggcgcgctggtcatcaatactgtttcccacgggtttatccgatcttgaagagaacaactgcccataaaacctctctacttctccgacaatctcaggcctagacgtaacgaccccaccattttcagttttaagttttgtcagacgcggcctcccaaacttgcgagcgaacactttcgatccccgattttgctcaatcgcagccttgatggcacgggtattggagcgtcggagatcgcgtcgcgtcagcgtttttattgttcggtttaaggccttatctgacaaaagcgatggtagttctcgtcgttttctcatgagctcgagtgtctcagcagagagttttggtgcgttgtctcttctctgtggcggaaaacacttgcgagatgtgttttgcagtattttgaccagcgtgtcggttctctcatcaatgctgcttatggttttcaacgcggtgaattgattttgaagttccatttggaacttttcggagccttgagcagcttggagcatggtaggtcggagagtagtcctcatcattctcgatctttcggcttttaagttgatatttagagtgccttgaaccaagcggtgatcacttccggtattaaacctgttgatcactgaaacatctctaaatatgtaccttttattcgaaatgataaagtctatctcgttccttgtcacgttatcggggcttcgccaggtccacctcctctgaggcttcttttgaaagaaagaattcatcaaaaaaagcccctgcgcttcgagaaagtttaccagcatttgccccctgtgatttctgcagcccaagccgtaaggtccgactttcgattcaccgctatcttgtactcccactttagcattaaagtctcccataacaacattgtagtgggccttcgaggtgtcgttgagggcctttgcgatgtcctcgtacatcgcttcgaccacatcatcagagtatgtcgaagttggcgcatatacctgtacgaccttcagggagtacctgtcggaaagttttaggacaaggtacgctacccggttcgacacactactgatttccacaatgctgctgtAGCGGAGTTGTGGTTGATGTTGTAGATGAGGtttgattaaaacaaagtttcttccactactaatttatttcttgtagaaataataaacacaaagatAGGCACAGCACAGAGTAGAATGAGAAGAACGAAGTATGAAGATAAGTTTAGATGCAAGAAGGAAGTATGACTTATTACAAATACTTAAGGTGCAAAATCGTGTAGCAAATTACAAGCGAGAAGCGACGTGCGTTCAGTACGAGATCTAGGATTCGACTGACTGGCGGAAGGCGGCCGACTGCTGAGCCGATGCGCTTACGTTTCTTTGTTCAAAGAAACGGTTTCTAAGTGAAAAATTTTTTACTTAGAATAGACATTTCTATTATACGATCGCGCAGCGACTGCCTTccgacattacataaattatttaattatattttaattatttatatgattttaaagtgtaaatatttatattgtgtattacatgtatatgttataatatataatatgtaattattatataatttatatgtatacatgtgTAGTCTCGACGCAGGCCAAGATTCAGCTCAAGGTGAGCAAAGCCGTATGTTGAAATAGAAGTCCCATTCGCGGCATAGAGTTGGTAATTGGTCGGAGATCTTCTTTCACGTAGTGCTGTGCGAGGGAAGACGCAGAGATCGCTCCCTGTATCAACGAGAAACTGCATCTTCGATTTTCGATCCGTTACAAAAAGGCGACCAGATACGTTATGGCTATCGGATGTCGCCATTACCGATTGCCTTGGTAGTTTTCTGACTTAAAATCGCATGGTTTCACACATTTATTGGCATTCTTTCCGTGTTTATTGTGATACCAACATAATGGAAATTTTCTGTAGTTAGACTATGATCTCATTTGCACTGTCGGGCTACGTCGTCTTCTTGATCTCGATCTTGGTCTGTGACTGCGAGCAGAGAGAGCTTTTACTTGCTTTGTGAGCTCATCTATTTGTTTCGCCATTGAATCAATGGTTGGCTGGGGAGCAGATGTTGAAGCGACTTGAGGTGTGCACGGCACCAATTCATGTAAGCTGTCGGCTAAGTCAGCCAAAGCTTGAAGGTCATAAGTCTTCTGAGCCACAATAATTGGTTGAAGAGCAGTAGGCAGACGACTTAtccaaatagttttaataaaatcgtcTGGAACTGATGGACCTGCCAATCTTTGCAGGTGCCGGAGAAATTGAGATGGTCTCCGATCTCCTAACTCTTCGTGAACGAGTAATTGTTTTACCTCTTTCTCACGCGAGGCTGACAGACGCTTGATTAATTCAGTTTTAAGTCGTTCGTACTTCCCTGTCTTTGGTGgagaaataattatatccttCACTTCTACTGCGTAACGGTGTTCCAATGTCGAAgtaacgtaataaaattttgtatcgtCGTCAGTGTTTCTCGACAACACAAAATTGCCTTCTAGTTGTGAAAACCAAACTGCAGGTTCTTCTGCCCAGAACGGTGGTGGTCGCACTCCGACTCGAAATATGTCGGTCGTGTCGTGAGGTGTAAATGGTCGTCGTGACTCGGCATTTACGTTCGAGCTACCTCCATTTTGTGGTTCCATTTTATTCCACCAAATAATCTAGTGTTCCTTACTTGTGCTGGTTAACTAATGCTCTTCGTTTTCAGCTTCTTTGTTTTCAGCGGGGTCACCAATGTAGCGGAGTTGTGGTTGATGTTGTAGATGAGGtttgattaaaacaaagtttcttccactactaatttatttcttgtagaaataataaacacaaagatAGGCACAGCACAGAGTAGAATAAGAAGAACGAAGTATGAAGATAAGTTTAGATGCAAGAAGGAAGTATgacttattacaaatatttaaggtGCAAAATCGTGTTGCAAATTACAAGCGAGAAGCGACGTGCGTTCAGTACGAGATCTAGGATTCGACTGACTGGCGGAATGCGGCCGACTGCTGAGCCGATGCGCTTACGTTTCTTTGTTCAAAGAAACGGTATTTTTACTTAGAATAGACATTTCTATTATACGATCGCGCAGCGACTGCCTTccgacattacataaattattatattatattttaattatttatatgattttaaagtgtaaatatttatattgtgtattacatgtatatgttataatatataatatgtatttattatataatttatataagtatataaagtattatagtatatatagtatagttatatgtacatatgttatagtaatatttgtatttatgttacatttattattttatgtatgaaaaatatataagatattatatgattatatatataatgttttatttatataagttatataggttgtagggatctggtaagtgtcgcgttcgccacactgctaatgagatcctttttgactagaaaaccgacaccaccctgggagaggttatcaccttcgcggaagtagagtaagttaccggactctagagttatcgtgtcctccccctgtcttcggacttcagataaccccagtatatgccagtttatatgacttaactctacttctaattcggcgaggtgatggtccagcctcatcgagcgtccattatacgttgccatgttcagtcgctttatacggtagcctgacatgaaccggtgattcttagcaccccctgccctgccgataccgcgaccgctaccttggtcgggcctagcgggcttgccggtaactgggggcctttttttgggcgcatctgccattaagggaggggtttgcccatactcgccacgctgggcaggcgtgttggcgagcgcagtaggggggtaagatgtttatgggaggggggacgccgctgcccatccccccttttccccgtccctcagtcgcctcttacgacacccacgggatgagattgggggagtactattctaagccggtactccacggcaaatagcatagcacaagctttgcttaattttggatcagatggctgtctgtgaataatttcccaggataaaattattattattataacagacAAATCAAATTATTGCTAAATAAgtcttaaattttacataattcgagattattttttctatgcatattatataaaaaagtaatgtaagtaaacttaattttaactCTGTTTACAGTTGactaacagaattcaaatgaaattaagtttACATATTGCACAcaataatcaaatcaattacTCACTCTCAAATAATGATACTAATTCtaatgcaatttattttgaatattgttacagcaaaatataaaatcaaaaatgtgTTTCAAAATTTCACACAACCAAAACAGAGTCTACAGTCTATCAGAATATTGGTCAAATATTTTCCAATGACTATTGGAAAATAAATTTCGTAttttagacatttataaaacaaaaatattatttacattcctaactatcgttttaatttagaacaaagagatcaatattttatattcgaaacACCGggaatcaaaaacaaaaaaggaaTTCATGATAAATTCCAAAAATacagttttctttaaaatatcaaatataattggcattaatcaaaataagaattataatataatattaatttacaagaaAAAGTCCGTAACTGTTTTAGTATCTTGTTTATttgaagtttaaatttaatttacatatttattttatattaataaacatttcgcaactttatttaatttataagtaaacagtttttactatataaaatagtttgaatttCTGCAAAGTAtcaaaatgcaaaataaaaaaaaaattgatcattGTTATTGCTTGGATTGCCATTTATGAACAtacgacattattattactaagaaGGATCGTGCCATCACAACATATCCGTTATTGCCGCTagaaatataacgatattattgaatttcataatatttcctTAGCATTATACATTTATCCATGACTTCCTTTTCTcttgttttaagtattttttaaaagcttgaataaatgctttttatattcaatttttttcttattttgaattttacataaacgtaaaaccaatacatataatatacgtatatacatataacgctATCTATTATCAGTTTTGTTACCTAATTTCAATTTTGTTCACATATCAACCGTATAAAGGGCCAGTAATAAATCAAAAGAGAGGAAAAGTCCTTTAGTGAAGGCATAACGCTTTTCCGTTATGTGACGATTTCTGCCAGTTCTCTTTACTAAAAGCCGCGTAAAAGAAATtcgttcaaaaaaaaaaaactttttaattatacttttattaatagttaCAGCGAATGTGAACACGGATGGCTAATGAAGATGGCTGAGTAATATTTTTCCGCTACAGCCTTCAATATTATTcacaaaatctttaaaaagttgattaattaaatcttaatcgtaatattttgtaaatttaatatgaatattctatattcgtttttttttaaatatcaaatatagaaTCTTTTAAGCTAGCGTTTTTAAGCAGAGTTATTTCTTCAGCGAAAGGGAATATATTGAGgctagatataattatttttttgatctACAAAAAGCCTTTTTAATACCTTACGGCCTATCGAAATCAGTCCCTGATGTCTTGccatattatcttattttatcatTCAGTTTACTATATTGGTACTGAATTTAAGGTGATTAATGGAAATAATAATGCATGATAATAAATGTTGCTTAATATCTGAATTgcattagaataataatatatgatatacataGCTCTAAAAACCCTGTGACAAAATTAGTATCGATTGGAAATACACGCCATATCGTGTATTTTGGCGGGCGAGCCATAATGTATTCAAGAACTTCAAATATCATTACGCGATAGTTTGCATCTGTAAATAAAAGAAGATTACAAATGAAAAAGTAAACTTTGCATCAGTATATCTATCCAGACCCTCGAGTTTCAGTGAAACAATGGTATGGTCGAGTTTAAGTGGTACAAtgaaaaatatcatcaaaaattATGACCATGGTTACCAGTACAGGTGAGCAAAATCATTGCacatgtttctttaattttatcatattcattTAACACCAACTCTCCTAGCAGAGCCGACGATGTCATCAATATTAAAGTTATGAATGCTTCGATCGCTAAATTTAAACTAAGAAATACAGTTTTCTGAAAGAAAAATGGTTATTAAGTtacttttgaaattttatattaattgacaatGTGACAAAAAAAGCGAACGTCTCAAAATCTACTTACGTTAGAAATATATTGAGTAATTCCAAAGTCTatacacattattattttgataaatgtaaaaatcaAGGCAATAAACatctgaaagaaatatttttattaatttgttaagaGAATTGATTAAGATGAAGAGTAATAATAGAGGATAGCAAAAAGAACCTGACGTGTCAGTAtaagttaaatgttattttgataattagTAACAATGAAGTTTCCACGGCATTCGAAAACGTCTTGTAGAATGAGCCGAATAAAAATAAGCATTAGTAGAACATAAAatcacaattaaattaaaaaaaacgtcatcatttatttaaatatttattttatctatctgTTTTTATTAGTTCCTGCTTGCTCGTGGTATGCTTTTACAATAACATGTTGTGAGCTCTTTGgcctttttttactttattgtgTTTTAAGCACAGCTGGCATGGCATAGCTTTGTAAGTTCTTCATCTTTGTATTATGGTATCCGtacaatgtaattttataagatttatttatgattaaatttatgTGATGTAATGAGaatattgatttttgatttaTGGATATGCTCGCTTGATGACAAATGTAATCTTACCTCAACTTTCAAAGATTTGTTATTACTGCTGAATTTGTCCAATAAAATTCTGTAAATATGCAAAAACCTTTtcagtgtaaatattttttcttcgtTAGAAAGGTTTCGGTCGTAACATTTCATTTCCAAGTCTGTGGTTATATGTTTCATTCTAAAGCAAAATAATTCGAAGGTTGCGATTCTCGTCACATGACTCAAgtgatttgttataatatttgaaatcacGACGCAACTCCAGATAGATATGAACTTTGGATCATCATATAAATACAGTACTTctgataaatacttaaatacaaGGCAACAAGAAGTTATCGTGAACGTTACTTTTActtctaatatttcttttaatccGATTATTTTGTCTATGACATTAATATTGGTACAGAATTTAAAAAACTCATTATCCTttgtaaaaaatgaaaataaaatacctattaCGAAATTCGAAGTTAGAAGAAcacaaaaatttatttcttgtaatgaaacatatttattaaatttccaaTACAAGTAAGTTATAGAaccaacaaaatataaaagacaGTATATTCTTGCtgaaaaacacaatatttttgaagaaaaaaaatcgcTATAATAACCGTACAATAATCTCATGATACAAATAGCGTTAAAAGAAAACGCTCCTGCAATTTTATGgtttgaatatttattgaacattttaattttgtgaCGCAGTCAGTTGATGTTTACTAAGAATgacaatattttacttcagaTCCATTTGTGCGCGCATGTCGATTTGTTAATAGTAATTTCATAAATTGAAGTTATTACTTAATGTAAGGCAATGCAAtaaattgttgttatatttatggGAAATATAGATAATCTATCGAGTGAGCTGGTAGGAAAAAAGAGTAAATTATACATTACCTCCATATAAATAATCCTTTATTCCTTAATTAAATCCTTAGATCAacttattattttcaaagaaatacatacataattataatgaaatatatgattctctaatatattaattaatttcaccaTATATAACactcatatataattaaaatattttatgtttgaagtacattaattatttttttcattgtttttgtttttatatattttttaaatacaatttatctgtATCTGCAAACTCAACATAATTGGCTGTGACCAAATAAtggtatatgaataaaaaactatGAATGTCGAAAGTTACAGCGACGATATGGATAGGAACTAAATTGAAAATAAGACTTTGATTGCAAAGAAGGGATTcgagaattaataaatttgtatacttGATCTTTAGCAAccgcaacattttttttaatttatttattaagtcttaaattgtgtgcaattacttataattaaaatgtattaaatacttagaaactaaataaaaatatgtaaaatacctCCATACTTActcttatatatacaaatacatgtcAGCCAGACTGTGTCGCCGTCATTGATTTAGACTATTGAATTTTAGACGAGATAACATTCTTTTTGTTCTTACGTTACTCTGGCGGAACGTCAAAGGGACAGCCTTATCgtggttggaagtcatcgacgAATcaacgttaattttaattacgttttgattataatatactggtggtagtgctatgtgcaagctcttctgggtaagtaccacccactcatcagatattctaccgcaaaaccgcagtacttggttattgctgtattccggtttgaagggtgactgagccagtgttattacaggcacaagggacataacatcctagttccaaaagttggtggtgtattggcgaTGTGGGCgagggttaatatttcttacaattctaatgtctttgggcgttggtgaccacttaccatcaggtggcccgtcgtatatatgctcgtccaccttcgtatactataaaaaaatgtaagatggatttacctaaatatataaatacatacttatataaaaaaaaataaccatatacGTATTATAATGTAACATGCAATAGTTATattgatgaataataataatgcaaacGACTTTTAAAAATGTGTATCAGATTAACGAATTTCTCGAGACAGGGAATTCCATAGTTGGACTGCTTTAACTGTAAAGGAATTGCTGCATATTTTAGTACAAGTCAGAGGCAttagctatttattatattgctcaAAGTGCAAATTGATTGATGTATGAGAGCCAAGAAAGGTAAAACCGCTCTTTTAGGTAAGTTAGAGTATGAATATGGTAGAGTAACAATATCACTGCGTAACACATAAGTAAGCATGTCGACGAAAGCGTGTCGACGAAAGTCgacgatcccacagtcgcttaagaccagagtctttaatcagtgcgtcctacctgtaatggcttacggtgccgaaacgtggacactcacCGTAGGACTGGTCTACAATTTAAGGTCGCGCAGCGaacaatggaacgcgcgatgcttggggtttctctggcagatagaatccacAATGAGGACATTCACCAGaaaactaaagtcaccgacatcgctcGTAGAATTatctcgctgaagtggaagtgggctggtcatgtctccaggcgtaTTGATgcccgatggagccgacacgtgttagagtggagaccacgcttaggcaaacgtagtgtaggacgccctgtgacaagatggaccgacgatttaaaaaggtggcaggttcagGTAAAATGACCAAAATATACTAACTACAGCAGTTTTAAAGCAAGccaaattttttaatatcttatggTCCATCGGGATTAAGTATCACATGGCTGTTAGTTGAGTAGTTGAGAATATCATGGCTTGTTTAATTAATGCAGCCCCAGTgccataattttaattataatataatattattattatattttaattaaaatctagcttatttctatttaataactataattgttaacacaattttatataatttgttatataatagtcCAGCTATTATATATCggatttaaatacatattagtaTCTGTGAtttcatgtttattaatatCTGAATTGTAATAGAATAATAACATATGTGACACTTATTTCTATAAGTCCTGTGACTAAATTAATATCGATCGGAAATACATGCCAAATCATGTATTTTGGCGGGCGAACCATGATGTATTCCAGAGCTTCGTGGATCACTGAACGATAGTTTTCgtctgtaaatataaaaagagcacaaatgaaaaaaaaaaaaaataaccgacttaaaaaaataaaaacagtcgtaatttattcacattaaatattattaccgaTATGTGTTA from Nymphalis io chromosome 4, ilAglIoxx1.1, whole genome shotgun sequence includes:
- the LOC126781894 gene encoding uncharacterized protein LOC126781894 produces the protein MEPQNGGSSNVNAESRRPFTPHDTTDIFRVGVRPPPFWAEEPAVWFSQLEGNFVLSRNTDDDTKFYYVTSTLEHRYAVEVKDIIISPPKTGKYERLKTELIKRLSASREKEVKQLLVHEELGDRRPSQFLRHLQRLAGPSVPDDFIKTIWISRLPTALQPIIVAQKTYDLQALADLADSLHELVPCTPQVASTSAPQPTIDSMAKQIDELTKQVKALSARSHRPRSRSRRRRSPTVQMRS